The following are encoded together in the Lathyrus oleraceus cultivar Zhongwan6 chromosome 3, CAAS_Psat_ZW6_1.0, whole genome shotgun sequence genome:
- the LOC127128454 gene encoding pentatricopeptide repeat-containing protein At3g29290, which translates to MPVMLNFPFQFHRPVTCFHKHGYNSFITHTNLCHSNNIVFLSQQTNHHVPSIGSLGFHLSNVHSVEIGLPQQKNDYIDDNDDVVDDDVVVDDFDEGGKELYSYFVSNKKLCPLDVSFVMEKDLQCRGLEELGGVNENEVMFLEETDVNVLSNRILELSRTNKIRGAMEYFRSMELFDLCPNIHACNSLLLGLLRNGSFDDCFKVFDFMQEKRITTGHSYSLILMACARARGCDSAVEFFRKLERDCDVGRDFDAVVYNTVMSICKEVGNWSEIERLWRSMKENDCARTLVTYRLLVSSFVHCNQSELALYAYHEMVQNGFEPNNNILNSIVCVCAKDGKWDDALSFFQKMLTGDFKPNLVACNTLINSLGRAGELKLAFHVYYSMKSLGLKPDAYTYNALMSSLNKANKHGEALRLYKQIERNQMLEFNKHLYNTALMSCSKLKLWDRAVEILWQMEASGLSDLTVSYNLVIRTCELASKPKIAWQVYEHMVHQKCSPNIFTYLSVIRCCAREDLYEELEEILNKTVPNAALYNTAIQGMCLRDKVNLANEVYAKMLDHGLEPDVKTRVLMHPKIRK; encoded by the exons ATGCCCGTTATGTTGAATTTTCCATTTCAATTTCACAGGCCTGTTACTTGTTTCCACAAACATGGTTACAACTCTTTTATTACTCATACAAATCTTTGTCATAGTAACAACATTGTTTTCTTGTCACAACAAACAAATCATCATGTTCCCTCAATTGGTTCATTAGGGTTTCATCTGTCCAATGTTCATAGTGTTGAGATTGGTCTTCCTCAACAAAAAAATGATTATattgatgataatgatgatgttgttgatgatgatgttgttgttgatgattttgatgaagGAGGGAAGGAATTGTATTCATATTTTGTGTCAAACAAGAAATTGTGTCCCTTGGATGTGTCTTTTGTGATGGAGAAGGATTTGCAATGCCGGGGTTTGGAAGAATTGGGAGGTGTGAATGAGAATGAGGTTATGTTTTTGGAGGAAACGGATGTGAATGTTTTGTCGAATAGGATTTTGGAGCTTAGTCGAACTAACAAGATTAGAGGTGCAATGGAGTATTTTAGGTCTATGGAGTTATTTGATCTTTGTCCGAATATCCATGCGTGTAATTCTCTTTTGTTGGGTCTTCTGAGAAACGGGTCGTTTGATGATTGCTTTAAAGTGTTTGATTTTATGCAAGAGAAAAGGATAACTACGGGGCATAGTTATAGTTTGATTCTTATGGCATGTGCGAGAGCTCGAGGATGTGATTCGGCCGTTGAGTTTTTCAGAAAACTGGAAAGGGATTGTGATGTGGGGAGAGATTTTGACGCGGTTGTTTACAATACCGTGATGTCTATTTGCAAGGAGGTTGGCAATTGGAGTGAAATAGAGAGGCTGTGGAGGAGTATGAAGGAAAATGACTGTGCTCGAACGCTTGTTACGTATCGGTTGTTAGTTAGTAGTTTTGTACATTGTAACCAAAGTGAGCTCGCTCTTTATGCTTACCATGAAATGGTTCAAAATGGGTTTGAACCGAACAATAATATATTGAATTCGATCGTTTGTGTATGTGCTAAGGACGGAAAATGGGATGATGCATTGAGTTTCTTTCAGAAAATGTTGACGGGCGACTTCAAACCGAACTTAGTCGCATGCAACACATTGATTAACTCGCTTGGAAGAGCAGGGGAGCTCAAATTAGCATTTCACGTCTACTATTCAATGAAATCGTTAGGCCTAAAACCCGATGCGTATACATACAACGCTCTTATGAGTTCTCTTAACAAGGCCAATAAGCACGGGGAAGCTCTTCGTCTTTACAAACAGATAGAAAGAAACCAAATGCTTGAATTCAATAAACATTTATACAATACTGCTTTAATGTCTTGCTCGAAGCTTAAGCTATGGGATAGAGCTGTTGAGATTCTGTGGCAAATGGAAGCTTCTGGACTGTCGGATTTGACAGTTTCGTATAACTTAGTGATCCGGACTTGCGAGCTTGCGTCGAAACCGAAAATTGCATGGCAGGTGTACGAGCACATGGTTCACCAGAAGTGCAGTCCAAACATATTTACTTATCTGTCCGTAATAAGATGCTGCGCTAGAGAAGATCTCTATGAAGAGTTAGAAGAAATCTTAAAT AAGACTGTGCCAAACGCCGCTCTTTATAACACTGCTATTCAAGGGATGTGTTTACGCGACAAGGTTAACTTGGCGAATGAGGTTTACGCAAAAATGCTAGATCACGGTCTTGAACCCGACGTCAAAACACGAGTACTTATGCATCCTAAGATAAGGAAATAG